Genomic window (Lycium barbarum isolate Lr01 chromosome 2, ASM1917538v2, whole genome shotgun sequence):
TCTTCATGGCCATTTTTGCCGCCCTCTTTGCAGCTGACACTGCATAACTGGGTACTTTAACAACTTTCCAGAacatttcttcttctttcatcaatTCCAGAAATTCACGCAACATATAGACAATGTCTTGATCTGAACAGCTTCCCCCACATAGAAGTTGCTCAATCAAGGCGCCGTTGTCAGACAAAATTATGACTTTAGAAACTTCAGTAGCAGCCCATCTCATTGCATAATCAAAGGCATGTACTTCTGCATGTAATCTACTTATGACCTTCAGTGATTTTCTAGCTGCTGCCACTTTAACCCCTTGCTTGTTAAAAGCTAGCCACGCCACTCCAGCCCATTCTTTTCCCTCTTTCCAAGCTCCCTTGACCTCTATTACTAGCATGTCATCGTCTTGCTGTACATCAAAATCAACAAAGAGAGCTTTAAGATCCACGGCTGTTTCTCTAGGCCCCTCCTTGAGAGCTTCTTCTTCTCTGGATTTAGAATTCGGAAACCTTGAGTGTTCTTCGATGGCAGTGGAGATAACCTCTGAGGGAACAAAAACGGCTCTTTCATGTACCACCTTGTTTCTGTGCTTCCAGATCGCCCATAGGACAGCAAAAGCGAAACTTACATCCTCATCTTGAGGAGCTGATGAAATCCAGGTGGTCAGCCATTCTTGAACTGGAACTGGGTTCCCAACTTCAAAGTTTAGGCCCAATCTTGATCCTACCCAGACAAGCTGTGAGTATTTACAATTCAAGAATGCATGATTAAAGTCTTCAGTGAATGACAAGCATCTAGGACATGTTGGCAGGACTGGCAAAGTATCAAAAAGAAGTCTCCACATTAAAAAGCCAATTTCCTGTGGTACTAGAAGTCGTCCCAGCCTCTCATCAATCCCCGGGATAAATTCTTTATCTCCAGCGAGATACGAAAAGGAATCTATCTTAAATTTCCTTGTCCATTTCAACCTCATTACCTCAATATCATCTGCATATACAAGACGAATTCCCCAATTTGTTGATATTCGACCATCTAGAGATGCCTCAAATCTACAGTAGTCATTTGGATTAATTACCAAAAGAGggtcttttccttttcctttaaaGTATTCCTCCATCTTATCCAATTTTAAAGAACAAAAAACCAAACAGTCCTGAAAATCAGTTGAAACTGCACTTGATacccccatattaacaaaattttCAAGTGTTGGTCGACCCATAGCAGCATGTTTGGGTACCAATTTAGTTTTGACTGTTGTACCCCAGACGTGACAGAAAGCTGATTGCCGATATTGGTTATATCTTGGCGGGCAATCAATTAAGGAAGGAAACCGACAATACAGAGCAAATcccataaacttatcattatacCAGTGTTCCTTCAGTTTGATGGAAATCATCGTTGACCGTGTCTCACGATACTTGAACCACCTGGGAACCTTATCACGTGGAGCATGTCTAGAGAGGACAATACAAAAAGATTTCCACATATAGTCGAATTGCGACTGCAACAATAACATTGCAGTTTCAGTTCATTATTTAAACTTCTAGAATGAACAAGATTACAACTTTGGTTCTTATACTCTAAAAATATTTATAGGCAAAGAGGAAGGAAAACATACCTTTAGCTGCAGCATTGAGAAAAATATAGGGAGAATATCTTGGAGCATGTCAATCATATTTTCCCTTGGACAATTTTCCATTTTTAAGCATGAACTTTCCCCGCGAGAAGCACACCACATCTCGTGCATCTTCCGGTTAGCGAAGGAGACCAAGTACAACTTTTTATACATGGTTGGTAGTGTTTGAATGCTTTGCAAAGCAAAGCGGTCATCAGCAAACAGATTCACTATACTTGGAGGAAGCTCTGGCAGCTCTTTAAGCTTTTCACAATAGGTTACGTCAAGGAGTTTAAGGCGGTTAAGTTGCGCAATGCTTTTAGGTAAATAGGTAAAGCCATTTCTGCTCAGATTTAACTCTAATAGTGAGGCCAAGCATCCAAGATCTTCAGGAACAGTGCCATCAAATAAATTGCAAGCACTAAGATCCAGTCTTTCAAGTGTGCAAAAGACTTCAAAGTTTAGGCCCAATCTTGATCCTACCCAGACAAGCTGTGAGTATTTACAATTCAAGAATGCATGATTAAAGTCTTCAGTGAATGACAAGCATCTAGGACATGTTGGCAGGACTGGCAAAGTATCAAAAAGGAGTTTTAAGTTATCATGCTCCAGATGATGTCCCTGAATCACCACACATTCCTCTCAACAACGAGGAACTTCATGATAATGTCCATGATGAACAAGAAAACATTGATCCGACAGATGTTGATGATGATCAaaacgaagaaattcttgagcAGGGGGAGCCTTCACCCCAAGACGCAACTGGAAATAATCAAGTTCGACGCTCTGCATGAGGGTTAATCCCTCAAAGGTCATACTCGCCAACAGAATGGATCCTTCTTACCAGCGAGGGGGAGCCAGAGAGCTTTCAAGAAGCTCAATCTCATCGTGAAAAATCCAATTGGCGACAGGCCATGGAGGAAGAAATGAATTctttacaaaagaatcaaacatatgagttggtgaaacttcctccgggaaagaaggccttgaagaacaaatgggtcttcaagctcaagaaagatgctagcggaaatatcgtgaagtacaagacaaggctcgtagtcaaaggtttccaacagaaggaaggaatcgactttgatgagattttttcgccggttgtgaagatgatgtctatccgagtggttctcggattggtggcaagtatggatcttgaacttgagcagatggacgtgaaaacaacttttttgcatggtgatttggaggaagaaacttacatggagcagcccgatggtttccgaatcccaaagaaagagcatttcgtttgcaagttaaggaagagtctctacggtctcaaacaagccccaaggcaatggtacaaaaagttcgactcattcatgctgaaacatcaatacaaaagaacaactgcagatcattgtgtgtacttgaagaagttccccgatggaaaatttatcatccttctgctctatgtggatgatatgctgatagtaggccaggatgcaactatgatcaacaacttgaagaaagatttgtctaagttctttgatatgaaagacttaggccctgcacaacatatcttgggcatgaaaatcattcgtgatcgaaaggtaaagaagttgttcttgtcacaagaggaatacgttgaacgcgtgatcaaaaggttcaacatgaaaaataccaagcctgttggtactccactagaaaatcacttcaagttgagcaaggaaagttgtccttcttccgaagaagaaaagaagaagatgaaagcagtgccctactcttcagcagttggaagtttgatgtatgcaatggtgtgCACAAGGCTAGACATTGCTCATGCTGTCGGTGTTGTGAGCAGATACTTATCAAATCCAGGAAGAAAACATTGGGAAGCTGTCAAGTGGATACTACGGTACCTGAAGGGTACATCCAGACTATATTTGTGCTATAGGGGAGCTAAGCCGGTTTTGGAAGGTTACACTGATGCTGACATGGCAGGAGATTATGATAGCAGGAAATCAACTTCGAGTTATATATTCACATTTGCAGGGGGAGTTGTGTCATGGCAATCCAAGTTACAAAAGTGTGTAGCACTATCAACCACAGAAGCCGAATACATTGCCGCAGTTGAAGCTGGGAAGAAGCTTATGTGGCTGAAACGTTTCCTTCAAGAATTGGGTTTCCGACAAAAAAAATACACAGTTCATTGTGATAGTCAAAGCGTTATGGATCTCAGCAAAAACTCGAGGTACCACTCACGCACAAAACATATTGACGTTCGATATCACTGGCTCAGAGAAGCAGTCGAGCAACATGAACTGAAGCTCTCCAAGATCAACACAAACGACAATCCTGCagacatgctgaccaaggtggtaccgagagacaagttcgaattgtgcaaagaacttgtcggcatacacTCAAACTAAAAGCCGGTGTACCTTCCTTCAGGTGTATGGGACTGGAgagggagatttgttgggtccatcccataatttgaggaaggaaacatctccctcattttgaggaagaaaacaaggaagaaaacattccccttgttttgaggaagaaaacatattccttgttttaaggaagaaaacatcttccttgtatttgacaaattgtcaagtgcttgcttgagtcacaaatgacatcaataggttcatttcatccctataaatagagaagccttctatcatttgtatGATCACTAAGAGCAACagagaaaaacagtaaggaaaacacttgagtgagatataggtattcagtttaggattggttttttgtaatagttgagtgtgatagttgctcctcctattgtaattctgttccggttatgaatagaagacttttccaatcctaacagagggtggggtataatggagaattgaaatacgtaaccacggaaaaaccaccaaatccgtggttccaaaaattgggacttttcatggttatataactaaggaatgaaccacgggtttacaacaccataccacataattttaaaaacaatggaaacaaacatggtttcatagaaaagcatacattaatgaaccacgggaaaccaccatccaaacaggggtaaaTATATTTATAGGCAAAGAGGGAGGAAAACATACCTTTAGCTGCAGCATTGAGAAAATTACAGGGAGAATATCTTGCAGCATGTCAATCATATTTTCCCTTGGACAATTTTCCATTTTTAAGCAAGAACTTTCCCAGCGAGAAGCACACCACATCTCTTGCATCTTCCAATTAGCGAAGGAGACCAAGTACAACTTTTTATACATGGTTGGGTAGTGTTTGAATGCTTTGCAAAGCAAAGTGATTATCAGCAAACAGTCTAACTATACTTGGAGGAAGCTCTGGCAGCTCTTTAAGCTTTTCACAATAGGTTACATCAAGGTGTTTAAGGCGGTTAAGTTGCGCAATGCTTTTAGGTAAATAGGTAAAGCTATTTCTGCTCAGATTTAACTTTAATAGTGAGGCCAAGCATATAAGATCTTCAGGAACAGTGCCATCAAATAAATTGGAAGCACTAAGATCCAGTCTTTCAAGTGTGCAAAAGACTGATAACATACTGGGCAACTGAAAGTTCAAATCATATTGGGCAAAACATCCCCGCCTGCATAAATCTCTTACAGGAAAAATAATGGGTACTTTCCGAAAAGATAGGAACTTCAGTTTCCTCAAGCGTATGATGGAGTTAGGGTGCGCCAGATGGCAGTTTCACTTGCATCAAGCCTCTCCAAGTTTTCTAGATCACCAATGTTTTCTGGCAAGTTTTTTAGTTTGTAACAGCCAATGAGGTAAAGAAACTTCAAATTCTTCAACCTGCAAATGCTGCTAGGGAGAGTTTCAATTCGAATGTAGCCACACAGATCTATAAAGCTTAGGACATTGCCATGTTAAAATGATGATGTTGATACACCACAGTATGGCTGCCTGAGTTCTAATAAGCGATTCACATTTAGATGAATTTCAGGAATTCTTCTCAAACCCCGACAACCAGAAACATTTAGAATTTCAAGAGACCCCGATTGAAACTTAGTTGGAAGCCTTTCAAGTTTTTCACAACCTTCCACATCTAAAACAGTAAGATTTTTGATGGCTCCAACAGATTGATGGACCTCTACCAGCTGAATACATCGACTTAGGAATAGCCTCTCCAAATTTGGAGACCCAGAAAGGTCTGTAATTT
Coding sequences:
- the LOC132628795 gene encoding uncharacterized protein LOC132628795, with amino-acid sequence MTFEGLTLMQSVELDYFQLRLGVKAPPAQEFLRFDHHQHLSDQFLPTCPRCLSFTEDFNHAFLNCKYSQLVWVGSRLGLNFEVFCTLERLDLSACNLFDGTVPEDLGCLASLLELNLSRNGFTYLPKSIAQLNRLKLLDVTYCEKLKELPELPPSIVNLFADDRFALQSIQTLPTMYKKLYLVSFANRKMHEMWCASRGESSCLKMENCPRENMIDMLQDILPIFFSMLQLKSQFDYMWKSFCIVLSRHAPRDKVPRWFKYRETRSTMISIKLKEHWYNDKFMGFALYCRFPSLIDCPPRYNQYRQSAFCHVWGTTVKTKLVPKHAAMGRPTLENFVNMGVSSAVSTDFQDCLVFCSLKLDKMEEYFKGKGKDPLLVINPNDYCRFEASLDGRISTNWGIRLVYADDIEVMRLKWTRKFKIDSFSYLAGDKEFIPGIDERLGRLLVPQEIGFLMWRLLFDTLPVLPTCPRCLSFTEDFNHAFLNCKYSQLVWVGSRLGLNFEVGNPVPVQEWLTTWISSAPQDEDVSFAFAVLWAIWKHRNKVVHERAVFVPSEVISTAIEEHSRFPNSKSREEEALKEGPRETAVDLKALFVDFDVQQDDDMLVIEVKGAWKEGKEWAGVAWLAFNKQGVKVAAARKSLKVISRLHAEVHAFDYAMRWAATEVSKVIILSDNGALIEQLLCGGSCSDQDIVYMLREFLELMKEEEMFWKVVKVPSYAVSAAKRAAKMAMKTYMDVLNSVIW